A genomic segment from Pediococcus acidilactici encodes:
- a CDS encoding recombinase family protein, translated as MIVIKLDRFARSTREALNLIDDLLKEKIMIKVLNLGTIDNTPIERMIVRTLLSVAEVERDMIIERMQAGKIFARQHNPNYKEGIPKRKEDSWNMAIFEYSNSHTVKEAAEAIKLLKGISLLKSQQSTSALNHIRVSQILYKYFLRRNQNQQIRLSTTEIISTAKTP; from the coding sequence TTGATCGTCATAAAGTTAGATCGTTTTGCTCGTAGTACTAGAGAAGCATTGAACTTAATTGATGACTTATTGAAAGAAAAAATAATGATTAAGGTTTTAAATTTAGGAACGATAGATAACACCCCAATTGAGCGTATGATTGTCAGAACTTTGCTATCGGTCGCGGAGGTGGAGCGTGATATGATTATCGAGCGTATGCAAGCCGGTAAAATATTTGCAAGGCAACACAATCCCAACTATAAGGAGGGTATACCCAAAAGAAAAGAAGATAGCTGGAATATGGCTATCTTTGAATATTCTAACTCTCATACTGTGAAGGAAGCCGCTGAAGCTATTAAATTATTGAAAGGAATCAGCCTTTTAAAAAGTCAACAAAGCACTTCTGCTTTAAATCATATTAGGGTATCACAAATACTTTACAAATATTTTTTGCGTCGCAACCAAAACCAGCAAATTAGGCTTAGTACAACAGAGATAATCAGCACAGCAAAAACACCATAA
- the tenA gene encoding thiaminase II: MFSEEIKQAAQPILHDIQQHPFVQGIQAGKVPSAALAVYVEQDTCFLNAFAKVFAGALVKSQTTERMRFFSEQIRYSLADESAAHQILCDIAGIELAEHQHAEPRPLTALYTEHLFTAVREGDLLDIAAVVLPCPWTYNEISQAIVENAASDNPFLPWIEFYQGDEEDVGDDSVTQLFAMLDEAAPKLSAQRKEEITHRFLRSCELEYDFWEQAYSQKDWKYRWK; this comes from the coding sequence ATGTTTTCCGAAGAAATAAAGCAAGCTGCCCAACCAATTTTACACGACATTCAACAGCATCCGTTTGTGCAGGGGATTCAGGCGGGCAAAGTTCCGAGCGCAGCCTTAGCGGTATACGTGGAGCAGGACACCTGCTTTTTGAACGCCTTCGCGAAGGTTTTTGCCGGGGCGTTGGTGAAAAGTCAAACCACGGAACGGATGCGTTTTTTCAGCGAACAAATTCGATATTCGCTTGCGGATGAGTCGGCGGCCCATCAGATTTTATGCGACATCGCCGGCATTGAATTAGCCGAGCACCAACATGCTGAACCCCGGCCGTTAACTGCGTTGTACACGGAGCATTTATTCACGGCAGTTCGCGAAGGAGATTTGTTAGACATCGCGGCAGTCGTGTTGCCGTGTCCGTGGACGTACAATGAAATCAGTCAAGCGATTGTGGAAAACGCCGCATCCGACAATCCCTTCCTGCCGTGGATTGAATTCTACCAAGGTGACGAAGAAGATGTTGGCGACGATTCGGTCACCCAGCTATTTGCGATGCTGGACGAGGCCGCGCCTAAATTAAGTGCCCAACGTAAAGAGGAAATTACCCACCGCTTTTTGCGTAGTTGTGAATTAGAGTATGATTTTTGGGAACAGGCGTATTCGCAAAAGGATTGGAAGTATCGGTGGAAATAA
- a CDS encoding AlwI family type II restriction endonuclease, with amino-acid sequence MNLTLGSEGLPVAQAGGQKKKQDENSGDIIIEYKDHTLFLEVTLMDKNAIKRGAWEPVLRHTVNLSASRTVPVQTYFITDAVDKNTKNIWRSVAATDLEETAVQHRSVRATIYPLTIDTLIKWLHDKGVNEKVIWDAVDTSYKPIIETDFDADWKADILASISSNN; translated from the coding sequence ATGAACCTTACGCTGGGTTCAGAAGGATTACCTGTGGCACAAGCAGGAGGACAAAAGAAGAAGCAAGATGAAAATTCTGGTGACATTATAATAGAATACAAGGATCATACTTTATTTCTTGAAGTAACACTGATGGATAAGAATGCCATTAAACGTGGGGCGTGGGAACCAGTACTTAGGCATACCGTCAATCTTTCTGCTAGTCGCACTGTTCCGGTTCAAACATATTTCATTACTGACGCTGTTGATAAGAACACCAAAAATATTTGGCGTTCTGTGGCTGCAACCGATTTAGAGGAAACCGCTGTCCAACATCGCTCTGTTCGTGCAACCATATATCCTCTGACAATTGATACGTTGATTAAATGGTTACATGATAAAGGTGTAAACGAAAAGGTTATTTGGGATGCCGTAGATACTTCATATAAACCAATAATCGAAACTGATTTCGACGCTGATTGGAAGGCTGACATATTAGCCTCGATATCATCGAATAACTAA
- the thiE gene encoding thiamine phosphate synthase, producing MKFNPTMLQAYFIAGTQDVASKADFLPTVERIVQAGATAFQFRNKGAVKTASRDEVVELARACHQITQKYQIPLFIDDDVDLALTVGAEGIHVGQKDERITSVLERVGDQMIVGLSCNTAAQITAANQLNGVDYLGTGTVYETNSKADAGSALGVAKLRELVQMSNFPVVAIGGITLERVAETVATGAAGIAAISMFIQMTDPAQQIAEIKATVAQAGGTACFPKK from the coding sequence ATGAAATTTAATCCAACAATGCTACAAGCGTACTTTATTGCTGGCACCCAGGATGTGGCTAGCAAGGCGGACTTCTTACCGACGGTGGAACGAATTGTGCAAGCCGGTGCCACTGCCTTTCAGTTTCGTAACAAGGGGGCGGTAAAAACCGCTAGTCGTGACGAAGTGGTTGAACTAGCTCGGGCTTGTCACCAGATTACTCAAAAATATCAGATTCCGCTGTTTATTGATGACGACGTAGATTTAGCGTTGACCGTCGGGGCGGAAGGGATCCACGTCGGACAAAAAGACGAACGGATTACTTCGGTCTTAGAACGAGTTGGCGACCAAATGATCGTGGGCCTTTCGTGCAATACCGCGGCGCAAATCACGGCTGCCAACCAGTTAAACGGCGTAGACTACTTGGGAACCGGGACCGTTTACGAGACTAACTCCAAAGCGGATGCCGGGAGTGCCCTAGGGGTGGCTAAATTACGTGAATTAGTCCAGATGAGTAACTTCCCGGTAGTTGCGATTGGTGGAATCACGCTGGAACGCGTTGCTGAAACGGTAGCAACTGGCGCCGCCGGAATTGCGGCCATCAGCATGTTTATTCAAATGACCGATCCGGCTCAGCAAATTGCTGAAATTAAAGCTACAGTCGCTCAAGCAGGAGGTACAGCATGTTTTCCGAAGAAATAA
- a CDS encoding lytic polysaccharide monooxygenase, whose product MVKSRNRFIRYVLVVASIVVVVLGLGAIKASAHGFVTNPGGRAYLGSSQFPGKPLNENIGPVMYEPQSIEAPKNTFIDGKIASAGLAKFSQLDEQTADRWYKTPIKSGPLDVTWHLTAPHSTSTWDYYITKPGWDPNKPLKFSDFKKIASFNDHGATPGTEVTHKVTIPDQKGYHVMLSVWNIANTANAFYQVSDVNIQ is encoded by the coding sequence ATGGTAAAGTCAAGAAACCGATTTATACGTTACGTTTTAGTTGTCGCTAGTATTGTAGTTGTTGTGTTAGGATTAGGCGCAATCAAGGCTTCTGCCCACGGATTTGTTACTAATCCTGGCGGTCGAGCTTATTTAGGAAGTAGCCAATTTCCTGGTAAACCATTGAACGAAAATATTGGGCCGGTAATGTACGAACCGCAAAGTATCGAAGCACCGAAAAACACCTTCATCGATGGTAAAATTGCGAGTGCGGGGCTTGCTAAGTTTTCTCAATTAGACGAGCAAACTGCGGACCGTTGGTACAAGACCCCAATTAAGAGTGGGCCACTTGATGTTACCTGGCATCTAACCGCTCCTCATAGTACAAGTACGTGGGATTACTACATTACCAAACCTGGCTGGGACCCGAACAAACCGTTAAAATTCAGTGATTTCAAGAAAATTGCTAGTTTTAACGATCACGGGGCAACCCCAGGAACCGAAGTAACGCACAAGGTTACCATTCCAGACCAAAAGGGATACCACGTAATGTTAAGTGTATGGAATATTGCAAATACGGCAAATGCTTTCTATCAAGTTTCAGACGTTAATATTCAATAA
- a CDS encoding LicD family protein, translating into MSQIEELHRVQLQMLQVVTAICDKYDIEYMLIGGTLLGAIRHDGFIPWDDDVDLGMTRENYDKFATVAPVEFQHTHYFMQTADTDPNFAFSYMKILDTNTYIEEKNNVNDARKGIFIDIFPFDKVPRQPEIRQAVYNRFKIADTAILLRLGYNVIKTPFRKDPKDKSLDLFMSVAKLKERRENIMRLYNHEPFHHYKNYASQYAYDKEVLSQRELTELTKHKFENLEVAIPKHYDKILTRMYGDYMELPPEKNRVAKHIDVVIIDGKHVE; encoded by the coding sequence ATGAGTCAAATTGAAGAACTGCATCGGGTGCAGTTGCAGATGTTGCAAGTGGTTACGGCCATTTGCGATAAGTATGATATTGAATATATGTTAATTGGCGGTACGTTGCTGGGCGCAATTCGACACGATGGATTTATTCCGTGGGACGACGATGTCGACTTGGGGATGACCCGGGAAAATTATGATAAATTTGCAACCGTGGCGCCGGTTGAGTTCCAACATACCCATTACTTTATGCAAACTGCGGATACGGATCCTAATTTTGCGTTTAGTTATATGAAGATTTTAGATACCAATACTTATATTGAAGAAAAAAATAACGTCAACGACGCGCGGAAGGGAATCTTTATCGATATTTTTCCGTTTGATAAGGTTCCTCGCCAACCTGAAATTCGCCAAGCGGTTTATAACCGGTTCAAGATCGCGGATACGGCAATTCTACTTCGCCTAGGGTACAACGTCATTAAGACGCCGTTTCGTAAGGATCCTAAGGACAAGAGTTTGGACCTCTTCATGAGCGTCGCAAAGTTAAAGGAACGCCGGGAAAACATCATGCGGTTGTATAATCACGAACCGTTTCACCATTATAAGAACTACGCTTCCCAATACGCCTACGATAAAGAGGTTTTGAGCCAGCGGGAACTCACCGAGTTAACCAAGCATAAGTTTGAAAATCTTGAGGTTGCCATCCCCAAGCATTATGATAAAATTTTAACCCGGATGTACGGGGACTACATGGAGTTGCCTCCAGAAAAAAATCGCGTGGCAAAGCACATCGACGTTGTGATCATCGATGGCAAGCACGTGGAATAG
- a CDS encoding AAA family ATPase, whose amino-acid sequence MSNGTVKMFLCVGNAGTGKTTAINDVLRNIDDNDVFLTTPNKTASSRLQGSIKRVNKLLKVRVNFGSYSTNKASNIIIDEFGKMASITFESLLMHVNNQKESGQDVNIYCYGDSHQQPAINKSGALDALWMKNEHNKQIFDDNDDKNFNGLMKQLYKNIKDGTFLDVVDDWKIYIDSIQVRVLRKNYRMDAVTSWNAKDFNEEFYQELRSEHSFNHNYQMHLKQCFNDGWMIISPDYKRIREANDKLEDGNIIPIEDFPFVSPKKKDSEIYLNPFNKYLERLKNTIPDIPTIDKESVDPDYWNFMCGSVTDNIQGMEFDKVCFYMGNRPIPPQSHDFYTINNLHTGLTRGKKDWMYIGKLSYFDQLLSTPRRDAWEQLELDNNNRALEEVVKNVTKEYFGDPNINPYSDYKEIMNKWNIKKGVWSKSTFAIELKKKIKKDKLDIPLYLDWATNITNKSKQVGNSLGGKNKTGKGKNQSIYNNLSNELKQQLPKDRSDRTITSKDFSKKYGMTKEQSRKLNN is encoded by the coding sequence ATGAGCAATGGAACCGTGAAGATGTTCTTATGCGTAGGCAACGCAGGAACTGGAAAAACAACGGCAATAAATGATGTACTAAGAAATATTGATGATAATGATGTATTTCTGACTACACCTAACAAAACAGCCAGTAGCAGATTGCAAGGTAGTATTAAACGTGTAAATAAGTTATTAAAGGTAAGGGTTAACTTTGGTAGTTATAGCACTAATAAAGCAAGTAATATAATTATTGATGAATTTGGGAAGATGGCGAGCATTACCTTTGAATCCTTACTAATGCATGTTAATAACCAAAAAGAATCAGGACAAGATGTAAATATTTATTGCTATGGAGATAGCCACCAGCAACCAGCAATCAATAAATCAGGTGCTTTGGATGCACTCTGGATGAAAAATGAACACAATAAACAAATATTTGATGATAATGATGACAAGAATTTTAATGGTCTAATGAAACAACTATATAAGAATATAAAAGATGGTACATTTCTTGATGTAGTTGATGACTGGAAAATTTATATTGATAGCATTCAGGTTAGAGTATTGAGAAAAAACTATAGAATGGATGCCGTTACTAGTTGGAATGCTAAAGATTTTAATGAAGAATTTTATCAGGAATTAAGAAGTGAACATTCATTTAACCATAATTATCAAATGCACCTAAAGCAATGTTTTAATGATGGGTGGATGATAATAAGCCCTGATTACAAAAGAATCAGAGAAGCCAACGATAAGTTAGAAGATGGAAATATAATTCCAATTGAAGACTTTCCCTTTGTCTCACCAAAAAAGAAAGACTCTGAAATCTATCTCAATCCCTTTAATAAATATTTAGAAAGATTGAAAAATACTATCCCAGATATTCCAACTATTGATAAAGAATCAGTTGATCCTGACTATTGGAATTTCATGTGTGGAAGTGTAACAGATAACATACAAGGTATGGAATTTGATAAAGTATGTTTCTATATGGGAAACCGACCAATTCCCCCCCAAAGTCATGATTTTTATACAATTAATAACCTTCATACTGGATTAACCAGAGGCAAGAAAGATTGGATGTATATAGGAAAATTAAGTTATTTTGACCAATTATTAAGTACGCCTCGTAGAGATGCATGGGAACAATTAGAATTAGATAATAATAATAGAGCACTGGAAGAAGTTGTGAAGAATGTAACAAAAGAATATTTTGGAGACCCTAACATTAATCCATATAGTGACTATAAGGAAATTATGAATAAGTGGAATATTAAAAAAGGTGTTTGGAGTAAATCAACTTTTGCAATTGAATTGAAGAAGAAAATTAAAAAAGATAAATTAGATATTCCACTGTATTTGGATTGGGCTACGAATATTACTAATAAATCTAAACAAGTTGGTAACTCTTTAGGCGGTAAAAATAAGACTGGTAAAGGTAAGAACCAAAGTATATACAATAATTTATCAAATGAATTAAAGCAACAATTACCGAAAGATAGAAGCGATAGAACTATTACAAGCAAGGATTTTTCAAAAAAGTATGGAATGACAAAAGAGCAATCCAGAAAATTAAATAATTAA
- a CDS encoding helix-turn-helix domain-containing protein — MELTQITENKELMKQLAIMFNPTPRYMNKKEACKYMGVCYRTLQKAIAEGLPSVLIGGVLRFDRLTIDEYLKNNQI; from the coding sequence ATGGAATTAACTCAGATAACTGAAAATAAGGAACTGATGAAACAACTAGCCATCATGTTCAACCCTACCCCTCGATATATGAACAAGAAAGAGGCATGTAAATATATGGGGGTCTGCTATAGAACTCTCCAGAAAGCTATTGCCGAGGGACTGCCTTCCGTTCTAATTGGAGGTGTACTCCGCTTCGACCGCCTAACAATTGACGAATATTTAAAAAATAACCAGATTTAA
- a CDS encoding CsbD family protein codes for MDKDRMENTKDKVAGKVHEGAGKLTGDKKEESKGKAQNMAGKVKDKLADVKDSAAGAMEELKDKLDKNDDKDHE; via the coding sequence ATGGATAAAGACAGAATGGAAAACACTAAGGACAAAGTTGCAGGTAAAGTACACGAAGGTGCTGGTAAGTTAACTGGCGACAAGAAGGAAGAAAGCAAAGGCAAAGCGCAAAACATGGCGGGCAAAGTTAAAGACAAACTTGCTGACGTAAAGGATTCCGCTGCCGGCGCAATGGAAGAATTAAAGGACAAGTTAGACAAGAACGACGACAAAGATCACGAATAA
- the thiM gene encoding hydroxyethylthiazole kinase encodes MDLQGIKRIREVNPVVVNYANFVTPFLVANGLNAVGASPIMSEEESEAEELVRLASAVTINLGAVRREGWADIETLCQAANDQQKPLVLDPVAVGATQYRQQLNFRLLKKYHFDVIRGNLGEIAVLAGVDWQTRGIDAGNGDGDAHQVVKACAQKYHNVVIASGATDYVSDGTRVVEIHNQTRLLPAVVGSGDLLSSLAAAFCAVGPTPLQAAINASLTLSCAGERVAEKLHDQYLPGSFLNGLMDELANITVAQVEERMKVEE; translated from the coding sequence ATGGATTTACAAGGAATTAAGCGAATTCGAGAGGTTAATCCGGTGGTGGTTAACTACGCCAATTTTGTGACCCCGTTTTTAGTAGCGAACGGGTTAAACGCGGTGGGGGCTTCCCCAATCATGAGTGAAGAGGAAAGCGAAGCCGAGGAACTGGTCCGCTTGGCGTCTGCGGTGACCATTAATCTTGGAGCAGTGCGTCGGGAAGGCTGGGCGGACATCGAAACGTTGTGTCAAGCGGCGAACGATCAACAAAAACCGCTCGTTTTGGATCCAGTTGCAGTCGGGGCAACCCAGTATCGCCAGCAATTAAACTTCCGGTTGTTGAAAAAGTACCACTTCGACGTGATTCGCGGTAATTTAGGTGAAATTGCCGTATTAGCGGGAGTTGATTGGCAAACCCGTGGAATTGATGCGGGAAATGGCGACGGGGATGCGCACCAAGTCGTGAAGGCTTGCGCACAAAAGTACCATAACGTGGTGATTGCGAGTGGAGCGACCGACTACGTTAGTGACGGAACCCGGGTGGTCGAGATTCACAACCAAACCCGGCTTTTACCAGCAGTGGTGGGCTCGGGAGATTTACTTTCGAGTTTGGCAGCGGCATTTTGTGCGGTCGGACCAACGCCGTTGCAGGCGGCAATTAACGCAAGTTTAACCTTGTCGTGCGCCGGTGAACGGGTTGCCGAAAAATTGCACGACCAGTATTTACCAGGAAGTTTTTTGAACGGGTTGATGGATGAATTAGCAAACATCACGGTTGCCCAAGTTGAAGAAAGAATGAAAGTTGAGGAATGA
- the thiD gene encoding bifunctional hydroxymethylpyrimidine kinase/phosphomethylpyrimidine kinase, whose product MDTKKPAQVLTIAGTDSGGGAGIQADLKTMQERRVFGTCVVVAVTAQNTLGVTDVAVMPRHIIDHQFAALAEDLDIKAAKTGMLANSAVVDAVVENYQKYDFGPLVVDPVMIAKGGAKLLSDEAIEAVRTRLLPLAYLITPNLPEAEKLAGMPIKNNADAKAAAVRLQELGAQNVLIKGGHFSDSAESRDYVLFADGSELELASPRYETNNTHGTGDTISSVIVSEIARGKSLKQALQIGKAFINAAISDGIQVGHGHGPLNHWAYREVENEI is encoded by the coding sequence ATGGATACAAAAAAGCCAGCGCAAGTTTTAACGATTGCCGGAACGGATAGCGGCGGTGGAGCTGGAATTCAAGCGGATTTGAAAACGATGCAGGAACGTCGAGTTTTTGGAACCTGCGTGGTGGTCGCGGTGACCGCCCAAAATACGCTTGGGGTGACCGACGTGGCGGTGATGCCCCGTCACATTATCGACCACCAGTTTGCGGCGTTGGCCGAAGATTTAGATATTAAAGCTGCGAAAACGGGGATGCTGGCTAATTCGGCAGTTGTTGACGCGGTTGTGGAAAACTATCAAAAGTATGATTTTGGACCTTTAGTGGTGGATCCGGTGATGATTGCAAAGGGGGGCGCAAAACTACTGAGCGACGAAGCCATCGAAGCGGTGCGGACCCGGTTGTTGCCACTGGCTTACTTAATTACCCCGAACCTTCCCGAAGCTGAAAAATTAGCGGGAATGCCGATTAAAAATAACGCGGATGCCAAAGCGGCTGCTGTTCGGTTGCAGGAACTGGGCGCACAAAACGTCTTGATTAAGGGCGGTCATTTTAGTGATTCAGCAGAAAGTCGCGATTACGTTCTGTTCGCGGACGGTAGCGAGTTAGAGTTAGCTAGCCCCCGTTACGAAACCAACAACACCCACGGCACGGGCGACACGATTTCATCAGTGATCGTGTCGGAAATTGCGAGGGGCAAATCTTTAAAACAAGCCCTACAAATTGGCAAAGCCTTTATTAACGCCGCGATTAGTGACGGAATTCAGGTGGGACACGGGCACGGCCCGTTGAACCACTGGGCATATCGGGAGGTTGAAAATGAAATTTAA
- a CDS encoding TMEM175 family protein: MKKLKERMDAFSDAVIAIIITIMVLELPLPQHDALSEYLQFGKSIGIFFISFCFVANIWYQHAMLFKDSDTMNDRVFVKEFTFLAFLSLTPIFTKVIIYDTNRTTVMAYGVLTMIVSILFMWLSYEVIKQKYTSHHEMRRIFHKIYDNHNNFLGFASVLILVLAYFYPKWAVVIYLAIPVFSFVVTRHDYTDFQDVTELPEAEQDQFLSANNVDLHELRKKQREIMKKYRGRGRKRNDPEMQAELRKLFQSYPDLANRSNHRRG; the protein is encoded by the coding sequence TTGAAAAAGTTGAAAGAACGAATGGATGCGTTTAGTGATGCGGTAATCGCCATTATCATCACCATCATGGTGTTGGAGCTGCCGTTACCCCAACACGATGCGTTAAGTGAGTATTTACAATTTGGGAAAAGCATTGGTATTTTCTTTATTAGTTTTTGTTTCGTAGCCAATATTTGGTACCAACACGCGATGTTGTTCAAGGACAGTGACACCATGAACGATCGCGTTTTCGTTAAGGAATTTACCTTTTTGGCGTTCTTAAGCCTGACGCCAATTTTTACCAAAGTTATTATTTATGACACTAATCGGACTACCGTAATGGCGTACGGTGTGTTGACCATGATCGTCAGCATCCTGTTTATGTGGCTCAGCTATGAAGTTATCAAACAAAAGTACACTAGCCACCACGAAATGAGACGGATATTCCATAAAATTTACGATAACCACAACAACTTCCTCGGCTTTGCGAGCGTGCTAATCTTAGTGTTAGCCTATTTTTATCCGAAGTGGGCCGTGGTTATCTACTTGGCAATTCCGGTCTTTTCGTTTGTGGTGACCCGGCACGATTATACGGACTTCCAAGACGTTACGGAACTCCCGGAAGCTGAACAGGATCAGTTCTTGAGTGCGAATAACGTTGATTTACATGAGTTAAGGAAGAAACAACGCGAAATCATGAAGAAATATCGGGGGCGGGGACGCAAACGCAACGATCCAGAGATGCAGGCTGAGTTGCGCAAGCTGTTTCAAAGCTATCCGGATTTAGCGAACCGGAGTAATCACCGCCGTGGGTAA
- a CDS encoding site-specific integrase, which translates to MAKIKKYTTKTGKIRYEFQVYAGVDPLTGHQKTTRRRGFKTRKEASIVLSRLELEIEKRGLQEDERRFFRDVCTEWMEQYRLTVRESTLEKTQRIINIHVLPAFGDMLIDQITPNECQKVVNRWFLQAKSYKKWLNYASMVFDYALRAEYVSRNPCTLVTMPRVQEQAGEKLENFWTRDELNTFFDYMTPKRDVEQFTMFRLLAYSGIRKGELLALTWKDIGFEGNTLRVNKTLTQGLGGKLIVQPPKSRAGRRTIDLDDSTMRYLRQWKGIQRETFLGMGFNTNNTSQLVFASNRNHFRSMNTPTKWLNKAIKATGLKHISIHGFRHTHASLLYQSGVGLKETQQRLGHSRADSSVTLDVYTHTTEQQNVAALQRFEDYVEAK; encoded by the coding sequence ATGGCAAAAATTAAAAAATACACAACAAAAACAGGAAAAATTAGATATGAATTTCAAGTATATGCAGGGGTTGATCCTCTAACGGGACACCAAAAGACCACGAGAAGACGTGGCTTTAAGACGAGGAAAGAGGCCTCCATCGTATTGAGTAGATTAGAATTGGAAATCGAAAAAAGAGGACTACAGGAGGATGAGAGACGCTTTTTCAGGGATGTTTGCACAGAATGGATGGAACAGTACCGCTTAACCGTACGTGAGTCAACGCTAGAGAAGACCCAACGGATTATTAATATTCATGTACTGCCTGCTTTTGGCGACATGCTTATTGACCAAATCACACCCAATGAATGCCAGAAGGTTGTTAACAGGTGGTTTCTGCAAGCAAAGTCTTATAAAAAATGGCTAAATTACGCCTCTATGGTTTTTGATTACGCTCTTAGAGCTGAATATGTGAGTCGAAATCCTTGCACGCTGGTAACAATGCCACGAGTACAGGAACAGGCAGGAGAGAAGCTAGAAAACTTTTGGACTAGAGACGAACTGAATACCTTTTTCGACTATATGACCCCCAAAAGGGACGTAGAACAATTCACCATGTTCAGATTATTGGCTTATTCAGGTATCAGGAAAGGGGAATTACTGGCGCTAACGTGGAAGGATATCGGCTTTGAAGGCAACACGTTACGGGTTAACAAGACTCTTACGCAAGGGTTAGGTGGTAAGTTAATCGTGCAACCCCCAAAGAGTAGGGCTGGACGCCGTACAATCGACTTGGATGACAGTACCATGCGATACCTCAGGCAATGGAAGGGTATTCAACGTGAGACTTTTCTGGGGATGGGGTTCAATACTAACAATACTAGTCAGTTGGTATTCGCAAGCAATAGAAATCATTTTCGCTCCATGAATACCCCCACCAAATGGCTTAATAAAGCTATTAAAGCCACGGGACTCAAGCACATCTCAATTCACGGGTTTAGGCACACACACGCCTCACTACTGTATCAGTCTGGAGTAGGTCTTAAGGAGACTCAACAGAGATTGGGACACTCAAGAGCAGACAGTAGCGTTACGCTCGACGTGTACACTCATACGACAGAACAACAGAATGTAGCAGCTTTGCAGAGATTTGAAGATTACGTTGAGGCCAAATAA